The Lytechinus pictus isolate F3 Inbred chromosome 17, Lp3.0, whole genome shotgun sequence genome contains a region encoding:
- the LOC129280985 gene encoding uncharacterized protein LOC129280985 encodes MSLNITDVPSPPPPSTTMAPVQHHKAMEDICITLAVFSLIIINISLFLFWRYKALGKSPLPFRRYSTESEGYATLHQPVMTKDNIHSAKPQRRVQEVLKQYASTVVRAGQNHIARKSSGSFYASFSGESSPDASPVHAAISSDTKKKASTLPSRKSEEQCSILAYEHYPARLVESGVYDDNSIKFKLGHPEDDSTTTGGDSDSQVYCEVVDFAGKRHGRHIRPISFDFCKDQDDSRSLASRNNNDVSLSVESRATDDSGGIENVYENFRKKKPTSNFASITNSKASPSRESIAAMYSTCRTVSGDYATCDASGSWRPTSFAFCRDAPPSVTDTTLSRTSMVSEQYPQDENSTYEQFVEPDDPIYAQTVIRRSKRSVKQYPSSLPRDDILSSQPLYEQPLFEQPLYENLEKSEQEEGGETDHRYSSLHLAAPMNNHLTASDSKINVNSDSRRSRRGHAGGGAENRRINARDSTKPVMDNCDVSPHATSPRVNVPDTNMTSNQSSFHTIARELAGLHEDSIEEYDPEETFPVMQMLSDRYSTGNFLNKFY; translated from the coding sequence ATACAAGGCATTGGGAAAGTCTCCTCTACCTTTTCGCCGATATTCAACAGAATCCGAAGGCTATGCAACCCTTCACCAACCAGTTATGACCAAAGACAACATTCACTCTGCCAAGCCTCAGCGTCGTGTTCAGGAAGTCCTGAAACAGTATGCTTCCACAGTAGTCCGAGCAGGTCAGAACCACATCGCCAGGAAATCCAGTGGCTCTTTCTACGCTTCTTTCAGCGGCGAAAGCAGCCCCGATGCCTCGCCGGTTCATGCTGCTATCTCGTCTGATACTAAAAAGAAAGCCTCCACTTTACCGTCAAGGAAATCGGAAGAGCAATGCAGTATCCTTGCCTATGAACACTATCCAGCGCGGCTTGTTGAAAGTGGagtttatgatgataattctaTCAAGTTTAAGTTAGGACACCCAGAAGATGATAGCACGACGACGGGTGGCGATAGTGATAGTCAGGTTTATTGCGAAGTTGTTGATTTCGCTGGCAAGCGTCACGGGAGACACATTCGACCTATATCTTTCGACTTCTGCAAGGACCAAGATGATTCGCGTAGTCTTGCTTCACGTAACAACAACGATGTCAGCCTCAGTGTGGAGAGTAGAGCGACAGATGATAGCGGTGGTATTGAAAATGTCTATGAAAACTTTAGAAAGAAGAAACCAACTTCAAATTTTGCGTCGATAACCAACAGCAAAGCTTCCCCTTCCCGGGAATCAATCGCCGCTATGTATTCTACATGCAGAACTGTCAGTGGGGATTACGCCACTTGCGATGCGAGTGGAAGCTGGAGACCAACGTCTTTCGCGTTTTGTCGGGACGCTCCCCCAAGCGTCACGGACACAACACTTTCAAGAACGTCAATGGTCTCTGAACAGTATCCTCAAGATGAAAACTCCACTTATGAGCAGTTCGTAGAGCCGGATGATCCAATATACGCGCAAACTGTGATTCGCAGGAGCAAGAGATCTGTAAAGCAATACCCTTCTTCACTCCCTCGTGATGACATACTCAGCTCGCAGCCTTTGTACGAGCAACCGCTTTTTGAACAACCCCTGTACGAGAACTTGGAGAAGAGCGAACAAGAGGAAGGGGGCGAGACGGACCACAGGTACAGCTCTTTGCACTTAGCTGCCCCTATGAACAATCACTTGACTGCTTCAGACTCGAAAATAAACGTCAATTCGGATTCGCGAAGGAGTCGTCGCGGACATGCCGGCGGCGGTGCGGAAAACCGGCGAATTAACGCAAGGGATTCCACGAAACCCGTCATGGACAATTGTGATGTTTCACCGCATGCGACGAGTCCTAGAGTAAATGTTCCAGACACCAACATGACATCAAACCAAAGTTCATTCCATACGATAGCTCGAGAACTAGCTGGACTTCATGAAGACAGTATTGAAGAGTATGACCCCGAAGAAACATTTCCGGTGATGCAGATGCTTTCTGATCGCTATAGCACTGGGAATTTCCTCAACAAATTTTATTAA